From a region of the Daphnia pulicaria isolate SC F1-1A chromosome 1, SC_F0-13Bv2, whole genome shotgun sequence genome:
- the LOC124321293 gene encoding adhesive plaque matrix protein-like, whose translation MKVLYVAALIVAVVADQAPYYQPSYSPYPEYKPEYKPEYKPEYKPEYKPEYKPEYPNQKPYYAEPSYKPTYPEYKPAYTEHKPAYHEPTYAHPAPAYKPAYKPAYPEYKPTYSSPPQYPSYAPTYPVKY comes from the exons ATGAAG GTCTTATACGTCGCAGCTTtaattgttgctgttgttgctgaccAAGCACCTTATTATCAGCCGAGTTATTCTCCCTATCCGGAATACAAACCCGAGTACAAGCCGGAATACAAGCCGGAGTATAAACCGGAATACAAGCCCGAATACAAGCCAGAATATCCAAATCAAAAACCGTACTACGCCGAACCATCTTACAAGCCAACTTACCCAGAGTATAAGCCAGCTTATACCGAGCACAAACCGGCTTACCACGAACCAACGTATGCCCACCCGGCCCCAGCCTACAAACCCGCATACAAGCCTGCGTATCCGGAATACAAACCGACTTACTCGTCTCCACCACAGTATCCTTCATACGCCCCAACATATCCagtcaaatattaa
- the LOC124326480 gene encoding adhesive plaque matrix protein-like isoform X1, which translates to MKVLIIAVLIAAVVADQAPYYQPSYYPEYKPEYKPEYKPEYKPEYKPEYKPEYKPEYKPEYKPEYKPEYKPEYKPEYKPEYPTQRPYYAEPAYKPTYPEYKPAYTEHKPAYHEPTYAHPAPAYKPAYKPAYPEHKPTYSSPPQYPSYAPTYPVKY; encoded by the exons ATGAAG GTCTTAATCATCGCCGTTTtaattgctgctgttgttgctgaccAAGCACCCTATTATCAGCCTAGCTACTACCCCGaatacaagccggagtacaagccAGAGTATAAGCCCGaatacaagccggagtacaagccggagtacaagccggagt acaagccggagtacaagccagagtacaagccggagtacaagccAGAGTACAAGCCGGAATACAAGCCAGAGTACAAGCCGGAATATCCAACTCAAAGACCGTACTACGCAGAACCAGCTTACAAACCCACTTACCCAGAATACAAGCCAGCTTATACCGAGCACAAACCGGCTTACCATGAACCAACGTATGCCCACCCAGCCCCAGCCTACAAACCCGCATACAAGCCTGCGTATCCGGAACACAAACCGACTTACTCGTCTCCACCACAGTATCCTTCCTACGCCCCAACATATCCAgtcaaatattaa
- the LOC124326480 gene encoding repetitive proline-rich cell wall protein 1-like isoform X3, translating into MKVLIIAVLIAAVVADQAPYYQPSYYPEYKPEYKPEYKPEYKPEYKPEYKPEYKPEYKPEYKPEYKPEYPTQKPYYAEPAYKPTYPEYKPAYTEHKPAYHEPTYAHPAPAYKPAYKPAYPEHKPTYSSPPQYPSYAPTYPVKY; encoded by the exons ATGAAG GTCTTAATCATCGCCGTTTtaattgctgctgttgttgctgaccAAGCACCCTATTATCAGCCTAGCTACTACCCCGaatacaagccggagtacaagccAGAGTATAAGCCCGaatacaagccggagtacaagccggagtacaagccggagtaTAAGCCGGAATACAAGCCTGaatacaagccggagtacaagccAGAATATCCAACTCAAAAGCCGTACTACGCAGAACCAGCTTACAAACCCACTTACCCAGAGTATAAGCCAGCTTATACCGAACATAAACCGGCTTACCATGAACCAACGTATGCCCACCCGGCACCAGCTTACAAACCCGCATACAAGCCTGCGTATCCGGAACACAAACCGACTTACTCGTCTCCACCACAGTATCCTTCCTACGCCCCAAC ATATCCAGTCAAATATTAA
- the LOC124326480 gene encoding repetitive proline-rich cell wall protein 1-like isoform X2 produces the protein MKVLLIIAALIAAVVADQTPYYQPSYYPEYKPEYKPEYKPEYKPEYKPEYKPEYKPEYKPEYKPEYKPEYPTQKPYYAEPAYKPTYPEYKPAYTEHKPAYHEPTYAHPAPAYKPAYKPAYPEHKPTYSSPPQYPSYAPTYPVKY, from the exons ATGaag GTCTTATTAATCATCGCCGCTTTAATTGCAGCCGTTGTTGCTGACCAAACACCCTATTATCAGCCTAGCTACTACCCCGaatacaagccggagtacaagccAGAGTATAAGCCCGaatacaagccggagtacaagccggagtacaagccggagtaTAAGCCGGAATACAAGCCTGaatacaagccggagtacaagccAGAATATCCAACTCAAAAGCCGTACTACGCAGAACCAGCTTACAAACCCACTTACCCAGAGTATAAGCCAGCTTATACCGAACATAAACCGGCTTACCATGAACCAACGTATGCCCACCCGGCACCAGCTTACAAACCCGCATACAAGCCTGCGTATCCGGAACACAAACCGACTTACTCGTCTCCACCACAGTATCCTTCCTACGCCCCAACATATCCAGTCAAATATTAA
- the LOC124326515 gene encoding adhesive plaque matrix protein-like → MKVLIITALIVAVAADQAYHHQPNYSPYPEYKPEYKPEYKPEYKPEYKPEYKPEYKPEYKPEYKPEYKPEYKPEYPTQKPYYAEPAYKPTYPEYKPAYTEHKPAYHEPTYVHPAPAYKPAYKPAYPEYKPTYSSPPQYSSYTPTYPVKY, encoded by the exons ATGAAG GTTTTAATCATCACCGCTTTAATTGTTGCCGTTGCTGCTGATCAAGCATATCATCATCAGCCAAACTACTCCCCTTACCCAgagtacaagccggagtacaagccggaatacaagccggagtacaagccGGAATACAAGCCAGAATACAAGCCCGAATACAAGCCCGAATACAAGCCCGAATACAAGCCGGAGTATAAACCAGAGTACAAGCCAGAATATCCAACTCAAAAGCCGTACTATGCAGAACCAGCTTACAAGCCTACTTACCCCGAGTATAAGCCAGCTTATACCGAGCACAAACCGGCTTATCATGAACCAACGTATGTCCACCCGGCCCCAGCCTACAAACCCGCATACAAGCCTGCGTATCCGGAATACAAACCGACTTACTCGTCTCCACCACAGTATTCTTCTTACACCCCAACATATCCagtcaaatattaa
- the LOC124326480 gene encoding adhesive plaque matrix protein-like isoform X6, with protein sequence MKVLYVAALIVAVVADQAPYYQPSYSPYPEYKPEYKPEYKPEYKPEYKPEYKPEYPNQKPYYAEPSYKPTYPEYKPAYTEHKPAYHEPTYARPAPAYKPAYKPAYPEYKPTYSSPPQYPSYAPTYPVKY encoded by the exons ATGAAG GTCTTATACGTCGCAGCTTtaattgttgctgttgttgctgaccAAGCACCTTATTATCAGCCGAGTTATTCTCCCTATCCGGAATACAAACCCGAGTACAAGCCGGAATACAAGCCGGAGTATAAACCGGAATACAAGCCCGAATACAAGCCAGAATATCCAAATCAAAAACCGTACTACGCCGAACCATCTTACAAGCCAACTTACCCAGAGTATAAGCCAGCTTATACCGAGCACAAACCGGCTTACCACGAACCAACGTATGCCCGCCCAGCCCCAGCCTACAAACCCGCATACAAGCCTGCGTATCCGGAATACAAACCGACTTACTCGTCTCCACCACAGTATCCTTCCTACGCCCCAACATATCCAGTCAAATATTAA
- the LOC124326480 gene encoding adhesive plaque matrix protein-like isoform X5 — protein sequence MKVLIIAALIVAVVADQAPYYQSSYSPYPEHKPEYKPEYKPEYKPEYKPEYKPEYKPEYPTQRPYYAEPAYKPTYPEYKPAYTEHKPAYHEPTYAHPAPAYKPAYKPAYPEHKPTYSSPPQYPSYAPTYPVKY from the exons ATGAAG gTCTTAATAATCGCCGCTTTAATTGTTGCCGTTGTTGCTGACCAAGCTCCCTATTATCAGTCGAGCTACTCTCCCTATCCAGAACacaagccggagtacaagccagagtacaagccggagtacaagccAGAGTACAAGCCGGAATACAAGCCAGAGTACAAGCCGGAATATCCAACTCAAAGACCGTACTACGCAGAACCAGCTTACAAACCCACTTACCCAGAATACAAGCCAGCTTATACCGAGCACAAACCGGCTTACCATGAACCAACGTATGCCCACCCAGCCCCAGCCTACAAACCCGCATACAAGCCTGCGTATCCGGAACACAAACCGACTTACTCGTCTCCACCACAGTATCCTTCCTACGCCCCAACATATCCAgtcaaatattaa
- the LOC124326524 gene encoding adhesive plaque matrix protein-like, producing the protein MKVLLIIATLIAAVAADQTPYYQQPSYYPEYKPEYKPEYKPEYKPEYKPEYKPEYKPEYKPEYKPEYPTQKPYYAEPAYKPTYPEYKPAYTEHKPVYHEPTYAHPAPAYKPAYKPAYPEYKPTYSSPPQYHPSYAPTYPIKY; encoded by the exons ATGaag GTCTTATTAATCATCGCCACTTTAATTGCAGCCGTTGCTGCTGACCAAACACCCTATTATCAGCAGCCAAGCTACTATCCCGaatacaagccggagtacaagcccgaatacaagccggagtacaagccggagtaTAAGCCGGAATACAAGCCCGaatacaagccggagtacaaACCAGAGTACAAGCCGGAATATCCAACTCAAAAGCCGTACTATGCAGAACCAGCTTACAAGCCCACTTACCCAGAGTATAAGCCAGCTTATACCGAACACAAACCGGTTTACCATGAACCAACGTATGCCCACCCGGCCCCAGCCTACAAACCCGCATACAAACCTGCGTATCCGGAATACAAACCGACTTACTCATCTCCACCACAGTATCATCCTTCCTACGCCCCAACATATCCaatcaaatattaa
- the LOC124332268 gene encoding adhesive plaque matrix protein-like encodes MKVFLIIAVLIAAVVADQAPYYQQPSYYPEYKPEQYKPEYKPEYKPEYKPKYKPEYKPEYPNQKPFYAEPAYKPTYPEYKPAYTEHKPAYHEPTFAHPAPAYKPAYTPAYPDYKPTYSSPPQYPSYAPTYPVKY; translated from the exons ATGAAG GTCTTTTTAATCATCGCCGTTTTAATTGCAGCCGTTGTTGCTGACCAAGCACCCTATTATCAGCAGCCTAGCTACTACCCCGAATACAAGCCAGAGCAGTACAAGCCGGAGTATaagccggagtacaagccCGAATACAAGCCCAAATACAAGCCAGAGTACAAGCCGGAATATCCAAATCAAAAGCCGTTCTACGCCGAACCAGCTTACAAGCCCACTTACCCAGAGTATAAGCCAGCTTATACCGAGCACAAACCGGCTTACCATGAACCAACGTTTGCCCACCCGGCCCCAGCTTACAAACCCGCATACACGCCTGCGTATCCGGATTACAAACCGACTTACTCGTCTCCACCACAGTATCCTTCCTACGCCCCAACTTATCCTGTCAAATACTAA